A stretch of DNA from Macrotis lagotis isolate mMagLag1 chromosome X, bilby.v1.9.chrom.fasta, whole genome shotgun sequence:
TGAACTGAGATCCTCAAAACTGAATCTAAAAGGCTTGATGcaatttctgtttcctttcatGTTCAGACGCTTTTTGAGACACCAGTACAATGCTCAGCTGCATCGGCGTACCCAGCAAATCCAGGAGGAGCTGGTAAGGGAAGCCCCCCACCTCTGGCTAGTGATTCCTTTGCCCCCTGGCATCTCCATCCCCTGACATCCCTTTCCCTTGATCCAGGCACTCCAGGATTGTCAAGTGACTCCCCACATTCCCTGATATTCACTGAAAGGAAGGGAGCAGGGCCTTGGAAGTTGGGGGGAATTGATGAAGAGCTTTACTGTGCTCCAAAGTGCTATTCATTCTTGGCACATTCTTGGTAGCTTAGTCACATATTAAAGTCCCTGGTGTATGAGGCACTGTGGTAATCCCTTCCTGGGTGACAGACAGTGCCATGGTGTGAATGTTGTCTTCGTGGAGTCTGCGGCCAAGCACAGTGCCGGCAGGGTCAGGGTCTGAAGCCCGTCTTGACTTTGTTCAGGAGGCAGATAAGCGGATCCTCTTGGCCCTTCTGGAGAAGGAAGACAAAGACCAACGCTGGGACCTGGCCAGGCGGGAGCAAGCTGCCGCTGATGCTGCATGGATGAAACAAGTCATTGAAGACCAGCTAGAGGTGGAGAGAGCACGGGAAGCTGAGCTCCAGGTTTTGTACAGGTGAGGGGCTTCTGGGGTTGTTGTATTTCCTGCAGAATGTGAGCTCATAATCAGGTTCTTTATAGTTCATGAGGTAGGATGTGAATATGGCAAAGTCACATAACGGATTTAGTGGTCAGGAAGACACCTCCATCTCTCCTCTGACCCTGCCCCCAGTGGCTGCCAGGGGCTCTGCTGCCTCAAGGCTCTCCTCTCTCTGCTCTATGCTCCACTcaaccactaaagtgattttcttaaagcacagatcCATCATTGTTCAATTCTGGGGCAAATCCACAGTGTTCTGTTTGGCATCCAGAGCCCTTCAAGACCCACCCTCTCCCACCTTTCCTCgacttttccttcctccctccccaagccCCCCTCAGTCCAGGGGCTCTGGTCTCCTGACTTCTCTTTCCACAAGACCCTTCATCTCTCAGCTCAGAACATCTGGAACATTCTCCCTGCCTCCTGGTGTCCCAGGTTTCCTTCCAGTCTTACCTCTagtcccaccttctacaagaagcctttcctgaccaCTCACCCTTCCCCCCATACCCAGGTCTTCCCTCTGCTTAGTATCTCCAGCTGACCCCATATTTGTTTTCGGAGGGCAGGGCTCTCAGTTGGCTTTTCTTCATAGCCCTAGAATTTGTAACAGTTAAACAGTTGGCACTTACTAAGTGCTTGCttagttttagatttttttttaaaggggaaggAAACAATGTGCTACAAAGAGCAGTGGACTGAGATTTGGAAGACCCAACTCTGCCATTTTCAAGCCATATGACTTTAAACAAATCACCCAACCTcctgagcctgtttcctcatctgtaaaattggaataataatagtttgtACTGCCTGCTTTACAGGGTTGTTaggaggaaagcactttgtacaCTGGAAAATCTTATGGAAAAGTGAACTCTCATAAAGGCAATCCTGTGTTACAATTTGCTGATCATGGATGCTTCTTGTGATCACATATATGGAACATGCATTGAAAGCTCAAATCAGAGGCTCCCACTTTTAAGAAACCATGTGATTTCACAGTTTTTATCCTTTGGACATTTGATTAGAACCTTGGAAAACTGAAGTCCACTTTGTGGGTCCAGAAGTAAAAGAGATCCCAAGAACCATGCTTTTTGAActcatttgttgattgattagaaTTGGTGATACCAATAttcatcttcttcattttctctttctccagagAAGAGGCCAAGCAGATGTGGGAGAAGAGAGAGGctgagtgggagagagagaggcaggctcGAGACCGACTAATGAGAGAGGTAGGGAGGGCGTCCAAAGGATCTACCCTTTAGCTGTCGGAGACCTTCTGGCTGTTGGGTCTTCTCTAATGAGTTGTTCATTGGACTGACGACTGcagctccttccttccttgttcctTCTGTCCAAGAACAGGTCCTTACAGAGAGACAGCATCAACTCCAAGAAAAGATTGAACTAAATAGGCGTGAGCAAGAGGAAGCCTTGAAGTACAGGGAGCAGCTGATTCGAGGCCTGGAGGAGGCGAGGGAAGAGACTCGGAGGGAAAGAGCAGAGGAGGCGGAGTTGAAAACGGCTCGGAAACAAGAGCTGGAGGCGCAGGTGAGGATGGAGGCTCCAGCCTGGCGCTGAGCCTGCCCAGCAGAGCTGCCCTGTGCCGGGCCGGGTGCAGACGTAGGGGTCCTGAGGCTCTGACCATTATCCGTTCACTGCTCAGGTTGCAGAGCGCCAATTCCAAGACCAAGAGGAGCAGGAGCaacagaggaaggaggaggaggaggctcgGCTCGCAGATCAACTATCAGAGGAGCTTGTTGAGCAGGAGGCGCGCCTGATGAGCAAGCGCGGCTTCCAGTCCAAGGTACAGCCTGCTGGGGGGGCCGGGCCCACCCTTGAGTTCAGTTCAGCAAACATTTTGAGTGCTTGGATATCAGAtgtaaaaaaatggaagacaatggTGCAAAGGGCTGTGTCCTTTGCACAGTGTTCCTTCCTCCTTAAAGCTTCATTTGCCCCTTTGCAACTTCTATCCCTTGATCCCAGGCAAACCTAGGctaatctttcttccaggtgAAAGCTCTTCATATATTCAAAATCAGTTATCCTAACAGCCCCTGCCCCAGTCCCCTCCTCTAGTCTGACCTTTGCAGGTCCTCCATATAAGCCCCTTCCCCTTCCTGGTTGCCTTGAATTTAAGGAGAGTTGTTCTTCCATGCCCATGTTGAGAATGGCTCAGTGGTGTTTCTGCTCTCTTTTCTAGCCATATGGACGTCCCAAAATTGCCTGGAATTGAACCTTGATGCCAGAAAGCACTAGGACCGAGGACGCTGAGGTGTAGGTTGTATTGCTAAGGAATCTGATCAGGTATTCCGgggattaaaaataaacattatattaTGCTCACCATTCAGAAAGAGTCACTGTAGTATTACTTAGAGTGAATTGAATGGGTAGAGGGCCAGACTCTAAGGGCTGGGAACATGTATGAGCAGACTGTAGGCCTTTTCAGGGTAAAAGGGTAATGAAATATAGGTGAACATTTAGAATAATTTCAAATAGCTTTCTATGGAgactaatttaatttataaatagcAGAAAATTCTTAAGTGTTGGGAAAAATTCAGGAAGAATTTCCATGTAAACTGTAAGACATAACATACAAGACATGATGTGTCTTTCCTATTGGCTCATGCTCAATTTCAGCTCCCCACGATTACTGGTAAATGTGAATTTTAGTGAGTGTTAGTTTATTGTTTAAATATAGTTAATGCCATTTATTTATTGAAgctatttttcaataaatttttaaaaaatatgtcgaGTATTTCATGTGTTCTATTGCTAGTAATAAGCTAAGGATCTTTGGACACGTGCTCAACTTAAGATCCACTGTAAGTCACTAAAGGGTTGACTATATCTACCATTCAAGTGGGCAGAACTTCTTCTgggaaaaatgaattcaattgTATCAAAGAATATGGAGATATTTTACCTAGAGAATCTGTGGAATAAGACTAAACTATCCAAACACACACCaagaacataagaaaaaataaactctCATTCCACATGCTTACCTTCTCTTTAAGATACCTTAATTCAGTATGTAAGGGTGAAAATAAGATTGTGGTCCAATGACATTTCACCTAGGTGGTGAGTGTACTGAAGGAAATGGTGTGTCTGAGAATGGGACTTGTATTTCTGGATTGCCAGTTAAATTATAGGAATGATATGTACCTGACTAGAAATGGAGCACACCCAGAAAAGGTCAATAAAGAATGCTTTGACAAAGGATGGTAAAAGTCCAATCAAAGAAACTTTAaactaaaaaaggagaaattaaaaaatggcCTCCTTACATGATGTATTATCACACTAGGCACCCTGAGCAATAGCATAGTagacacaaagagacaaagaaagaagctGACAGTCAAACCCATGTCTTCAGCTATCTGGAAAAATACTAACATTTAACAAGCAAGGTGATTGAATTATAGACTTCATCAATGAGCTTTGGGTGAGTGAGGCTTCTGACCAAAATAGGGCTCCAGAACAGAAAAGCACATCCCAAAGGAAGAGGCTGGAGAGTAGTGGAGGGGAAAGTGGAATAGTATTATATATTAGGGAATGACTTCATGAAGAATTTGGTATTGAAGGGGTTTGGTGCactagggagggagagaaaaggcctcgtcaatgagaaaagaaaattttagaaaagaagtcTA
This window harbors:
- the TCHP gene encoding trichoplein keratin filament-binding protein isoform X2 — translated: MQAYEQQKLKEEKKKSLAERRKRLHKLLSEERSQLTKELKEKRLNVELRERDMRERSEKLKSAREQERKTVAEQLLYEHWKKTEPRFRQIESALHRKHVVDSWESQLSERKQQETAEEEEKKQFENKYEMARREALERMKCEEEKRHLEDKQQAEALLRQMEELKLKEMEATKLKKEQENLLRQQWELGLLEEERKNMEEYRKKAELGRFLRHQYNAQLHRRTQQIQEELEADKRILLALLEKEDKDQRWDLARREQAAADAAWMKQVIEDQLEVERAREAELQVLYREEAKQMWEKREAEWERERQARDRLMREVLTERQHQLQEKIELNRREQEEALKYREQLIRGLEEAREETRRERAEEAELKTARKQELEAQVAERQFQDQEEQEQQRKEEEEARLADQLSEELVEQEARLMSKRGFQSKPYGRPKIAWN